A region of Saccharococcus thermophilus DNA encodes the following proteins:
- a CDS encoding Spo0E family sporulation regulatory protein-aspartic acid phosphatase — translation MVLVLIEEKRQQMIELALTHGFTAEETIQCSQELDELINQYLRKSVLTESLSSSVPQ, via the coding sequence ATGGTTCTTGTCTTAATTGAGGAAAAACGACAACAAATGATAGAATTAGCATTAACGCATGGATTTACCGCAGAGGAAACCATCCAATGCAGCCAAGAACTAGATGAACTAATCAATCAGTATTTGCGGAAATCTGTACTAACTGAATCCCTTTCCTCGTCCGTCCCTCAGTAA
- a CDS encoding DUF418 domain-containing protein — translation MAGQSNTERIIAIDVLRGFALLGILLVNMPYFSSSVLYDRKGFNGLDHWTATAIDIACEASFYPLFAFLFGFSMIMFRDRLRQRQLPFIRIFARRFMFLLVVGLIHAFLIWFGDILISYALVGGILLLFAHARPRAWLAGAIICFSVLHFSVVLLLGMTSGLEGTKGADHGNAALAVKALHHYQNGTLSDIFWQRWNDWMYVNGSGGLLFTVATMLPLCLFGGYVAQKRWVEEADRYTGVIRQVALLSLIAGLFLKTLPYFTIDNEFTAYIQHIFGGTSLACFYGTVILLLLQKNWWKQKLMIFQYIGKMSLTNYLLQSIVCTMLFYHYGLGWYGKMSMFAGTLLAIILYSVQLVISRQWLRHFQFGPMEWIWRCVSYGKRWAIYKQKRPS, via the coding sequence ATGGCTGGACAATCAAATACAGAACGGATTATTGCCATCGATGTACTGCGCGGCTTTGCCCTGCTTGGCATTTTGCTTGTGAATATGCCGTATTTTTCTTCATCGGTACTATATGATAGGAAAGGATTCAACGGACTGGACCATTGGACAGCAACAGCCATCGACATTGCTTGTGAGGCGAGTTTTTATCCATTGTTTGCCTTTTTGTTTGGCTTTAGCATGATCATGTTTCGTGACCGTCTTCGTCAACGGCAGCTTCCATTTATCCGAATTTTTGCCCGCCGATTCATGTTTTTGCTTGTGGTCGGACTCATTCATGCTTTTTTGATTTGGTTTGGCGATATTTTAATTTCCTATGCTCTTGTGGGAGGAATATTGCTTCTTTTTGCACATGCCCGGCCGCGCGCATGGCTTGCCGGGGCGATCATTTGTTTTTCCGTTCTCCACTTTTCCGTGGTACTGCTATTGGGAATGACAAGCGGGCTAGAAGGGACGAAGGGAGCGGATCATGGCAACGCTGCGTTGGCGGTCAAAGCGTTGCATCATTACCAAAACGGGACGTTATCCGATATTTTTTGGCAACGATGGAATGATTGGATGTATGTCAACGGCTCGGGAGGGTTGTTGTTTACGGTGGCGACGATGCTGCCGCTTTGCTTGTTCGGCGGATATGTGGCGCAAAAACGATGGGTCGAGGAAGCGGATCGCTATACGGGGGTTATTCGCCAGGTAGCATTGCTATCGCTGATAGCGGGACTATTTTTAAAAACTCTTCCATACTTTACCATAGACAACGAGTTTACGGCGTATATTCAACATATATTTGGCGGAACATCATTAGCGTGTTTTTATGGGACGGTTATTTTGCTATTATTGCAAAAAAATTGGTGGAAACAAAAATTAATGATTTTCCAGTACATAGGAAAAATGTCGCTGACAAACTATTTGCTGCAATCGATCGTTTGCACGATGTTGTTTTACCATTATGGACTTGGCTGGTATGGCAAGATGAGTATGTTTGCGGGCACGCTGCTTGCGATTATCCTCTATAGCGTACAGTTAGTGATCAGCCGGCAGTGGCTACGGCATTTTCAATTTGGGCCAATGGAGTGGATATGGCGGTGTGTGAGTTATGGAAAAAGGTGGGCGATTTATAAACAAAAGCGTCCCTCCTGA
- a CDS encoding fatty acid--CoA ligase yields MNVPLVLTQFLDRAVSLYGDKTAMICSGRKVTYRQLGERVNQLSHGLKQLGVEKGDRVAYLAPNTLEMLEGFYGIFQLGAIMVPLNTRLKPDDYLFILNHSESKVLFVDQDLYHLIVPIKDQLQTVKAIIVHQKNKETNEIDYDEWLGQYPVTLFDRPDIDENDVCSLLYTSGTTGNPKGVMLTHRNNYLHALIAMHHLRVSDQDTHLHVLPMFHVNGWGAPFYYTANGATQIGLRKVDPKVIFDYIQTYRVSVMHMAPTVLNMLLQYYDEHKPTISHPVRVVIAGSAPPPAFVTRVEQELGWEFIQVYGMTESSPLNTISTIRSHLRDLPLKEQYRIKAKAGYPMIGCEVKVVDEYGDEVPHDGKTIGEVIIRSNNVMKGYWKNPEATMETIRNGWLYTGDMATVDEYGNIDIVDRKKDIIISGGENISSIEVEGVLYEHPAVLEAAVIAVPHEKWGETPHAFVVVRPGHEVTEQELIAFSREKLAHFKAITGVTFVEELPKTASGKIQKVHLRKQYWDSLGKTGRYVN; encoded by the coding sequence ATGAATGTACCATTAGTGTTGACGCAGTTTTTAGACAGGGCCGTTTCCTTGTATGGAGACAAAACGGCGATGATTTGTTCCGGACGAAAAGTTACATACAGACAACTAGGCGAGCGCGTAAATCAACTTTCTCACGGCCTAAAACAGTTAGGGGTAGAAAAAGGGGACCGCGTGGCATATTTAGCGCCAAACACGCTTGAAATGCTAGAAGGATTTTACGGCATTTTTCAGCTCGGCGCGATTATGGTGCCGCTGAATACGCGCCTTAAGCCCGACGATTATTTGTTTATTTTAAATCATAGCGAAAGCAAAGTGTTGTTTGTCGATCAAGACTTATACCACTTAATTGTGCCGATTAAAGATCAGCTGCAAACGGTAAAGGCGATTATCGTTCATCAAAAAAATAAGGAAACAAATGAAATCGATTACGATGAATGGCTCGGGCAATATCCGGTTACATTGTTTGACCGTCCGGATATCGATGAGAACGATGTATGCAGTCTTTTATATACAAGCGGAACGACAGGAAATCCAAAAGGAGTGATGCTGACGCACCGCAACAATTACCTTCATGCGTTGATTGCGATGCATCATCTCCGTGTTTCCGATCAAGATACGCATTTGCATGTATTGCCGATGTTTCACGTCAACGGCTGGGGGGCGCCATTTTATTATACGGCAAACGGAGCGACGCAGATCGGCTTGCGCAAAGTTGATCCAAAAGTGATTTTTGATTATATTCAAACCTATCGGGTTAGCGTCATGCATATGGCACCGACGGTATTAAATATGCTTTTGCAGTACTATGATGAGCATAAGCCGACGATTAGCCACCCAGTCCGCGTCGTGATTGCCGGTTCAGCGCCGCCGCCAGCGTTTGTCACGCGTGTGGAACAAGAGCTTGGCTGGGAGTTTATCCAAGTGTATGGGATGACCGAGTCTTCACCGCTTAACACGATTTCCACGATCCGCTCCCATTTGCGCGATTTGCCGCTGAAAGAACAATATCGTATAAAAGCAAAAGCGGGGTATCCGATGATCGGTTGTGAAGTAAAGGTGGTGGATGAATACGGTGATGAAGTGCCGCATGATGGAAAAACGATCGGTGAAGTCATTATAAGAAGTAACAATGTCATGAAAGGGTATTGGAAAAATCCAGAGGCAACGATGGAGACAATTCGCAATGGCTGGTTATATACTGGTGATATGGCGACCGTCGATGAATATGGAAATATTGATATTGTCGACCGGAAAAAAGATATTATTATTAGCGGCGGGGAAAATATTTCTTCGATTGAAGTAGAAGGGGTGCTGTACGAGCATCCGGCGGTGCTGGAAGCAGCGGTGATCGCGGTTCCGCATGAAAAATGGGGAGAAACGCCGCATGCATTTGTGGTTGTGCGCCCGGGACATGAAGTGACAGAGCAGGAATTAATCGCTTTTTCACGAGAAAAGCTCGCCCATTTTAAAGCGATTACCGGCGTTACATTTGTTGAGGAATTGCCAAAAACGGCGTCCGGGAAAATTCAAAAAGTTCATTTGCGCAAACAATATTGGGATTCGCTCGGAAAAACTGGCCGTTACGTAAACTAA
- a CDS encoding spore germination protein: protein MPAMIIGGIKVTNVSGNGTVNMGDVLQIAPKSTTKTNSGAGGANSGDFLQTNTFCSVVNLFDPDVSDAGVKGNN, encoded by the coding sequence ATGCCGGCAATGATCATTGGCGGAATTAAAGTAACAAACGTGAGCGGAAATGGCACGGTCAATATGGGAGATGTGCTGCAAATCGCTCCGAAAAGTACAACGAAAACAAATTCGGGGGCAGGAGGAGCAAATTCAGGTGATTTTCTGCAGACGAATACGTTTTGCAGTGTAGTTAATCTATTCGATCCTGATGTGTCAGACGCAGGGGTGAAAGGAAATAATTAG
- a CDS encoding spore germination protein: MPSFVSGPIKITTVSGDGTVNFGDVLQIAPKSTLKSNTGSGGSNNGDFLQTNTFVSFTNTGDPDVADSNNVANN; encoded by the coding sequence ATGCCTTCGTTTGTTAGCGGTCCAATTAAAATTACGACTGTGAGCGGAGATGGTACCGTGAATTTTGGGGATGTATTGCAAATTGCCCCGAAAAGCACGCTAAAATCTAACACGGGCTCCGGCGGAAGCAATAACGGCGATTTTTTACAAACCAACACGTTTGTCAGTTTTACAAATACAGGAGATCCTGACGTCGCCGATTCTAACAATGTGGCAAACAACTAG
- a CDS encoding spore germination protein, with the protein MPAFVGVVKLNSISSSGVFHIGDVFAISPQSVAKTFAGAGSFNTGDGLHVYNYYSNTNVNDADIADENVVANV; encoded by the coding sequence ATGCCAGCATTTGTCGGAGTTGTCAAATTAAATAGCATTTCAAGCAGCGGCGTGTTTCATATTGGAGACGTGTTTGCGATTTCGCCCCAAAGCGTTGCCAAAACCTTTGCCGGCGCCGGCTCGTTTAACACGGGGGATGGTCTGCATGTTTACAACTATTATAGCAATACAAATGTCAATGACGCGGATATTGCCGATGAAAATGTGGTAGCCAACGTTTAA
- a CDS encoding spore germination protein GerPB, producing the protein MNFYINQSICIYQLKIGSVTNSSVLQIGSAGSIQALSTLMNTGGYTEPAPEAAVTAPLVGEAVGPLVPLQSAGR; encoded by the coding sequence TTGAATTTTTACATTAATCAAAGTATATGTATTTACCAATTGAAAATTGGCTCTGTCACGAACTCATCCGTACTGCAAATCGGCAGCGCAGGCAGCATCCAAGCGCTTTCTACATTAATGAACACAGGAGGGTACACGGAACCTGCTCCAGAGGCGGCCGTTACCGCTCCGCTTGTAGGAGAAGCAGTCGGTCCTCTCGTCCCACTTCAATCAGCAGGACGCTAG
- a CDS encoding spore germination protein GerPC, whose product MFLYDYLVKLRRYVSWQTKKIQTLEQRLLLLENQLKELEQQPRTTIERIEYKFDQLKVETLEGTLNIGITPNGVGNAIEDFAVQPQQTVVPKPEPVLFRNIQEKVHAYLEKEAKETIKRFEKQYAHRLDDTYRHFILQDIARQVDERIRFYLHQKMNNGYVPTSDNDETVVNEIFQKIKADIEQSIDMFLKHLPKQGGE is encoded by the coding sequence ATGTTCCTATATGATTATTTGGTAAAGCTACGGCGCTATGTCTCATGGCAAACCAAAAAAATACAGACGTTAGAACAGCGGCTTCTCCTCCTAGAAAACCAGTTAAAAGAACTGGAACAGCAACCACGCACTACTATTGAACGAATCGAATATAAATTTGATCAATTAAAAGTGGAAACATTGGAAGGAACGTTAAATATCGGCATTACTCCTAACGGGGTTGGCAACGCTATCGAAGATTTTGCCGTTCAACCACAACAAACAGTCGTTCCGAAGCCGGAACCCGTCTTATTCCGCAACATTCAAGAAAAAGTTCATGCTTATTTAGAAAAGGAAGCAAAGGAGACGATAAAAAGATTCGAAAAACAGTACGCACATCGTCTTGATGACACGTATCGGCATTTTATTTTGCAAGACATTGCCCGACAAGTAGACGAACGAATTCGTTTTTATTTGCATCAAAAAATGAATAACGGATACGTTCCTACATCCGACAATGATGAGACCGTCGTAAACGAAATTTTTCAAAAAATAAAGGCGGATATTGAACAATCGATTGACATGTTTCTGAAACATCTGCCAAAACAAGGGGGAGAATGA
- a CDS encoding spore gernimation protein GerPD: MNYIVINRDVHVGDIHLIAVTSSAIFLIGDADVINLASAFDTPPESLIIGPFVPLIQRGGQ; this comes from the coding sequence ATGAATTATATTGTGATCAACCGTGATGTTCATGTTGGCGATATTCATTTAATAGCTGTAACAAGCTCCGCCATTTTTTTAATCGGCGATGCGGATGTCATTAATCTCGCGTCCGCTTTTGACACTCCTCCAGAATCATTAATCATCGGACCGTTCGTTCCGCTCATCCAAAGAGGAGGGCAGTGA
- a CDS encoding spore germination protein GerPE: MKRTSIVQFFHGETLLFSSVLQIGDSQNIASRARVLAVQRQYELFFGNEGESSFPIFTKPIPKIQSDRRNLSLQTLHQSPVISVRSIRVLAASTAGVVHIGSTSTVDAEARIKHIRQLAPNSSAPSMGNTQTTSPKDEK; encoded by the coding sequence ATGAAACGAACATCGATCGTCCAATTCTTTCATGGGGAAACGCTCCTCTTTAGTTCCGTTTTACAGATTGGCGACTCACAAAACATTGCTTCCCGTGCTCGCGTTTTAGCTGTTCAGCGGCAATATGAGCTGTTTTTTGGAAACGAAGGTGAAAGCAGCTTTCCTATTTTTACAAAACCGATTCCAAAAATTCAATCGGACCGCCGAAACCTTTCGCTGCAAACACTTCATCAATCTCCCGTTATCTCCGTCCGTTCCATTCGTGTATTAGCGGCTTCCACTGCCGGTGTGGTGCATATCGGTTCAACCTCTACCGTTGATGCGGAAGCAAGAATTAAACATATCCGCCAGCTTGCGCCGAATTCTTCAGCACCTTCTATGGGAAATACACAAACAACCTCACCAAAGGATGAGAAATAA
- a CDS encoding spore germination protein, which translates to MPSVVGPIKINNVSSGAVVQMGDCLYIAPKVATKTMAGSGGFNTGDFVITNTGISLTNTFDPDAFDSNVAANN; encoded by the coding sequence ATGCCTTCTGTCGTCGGACCCATTAAAATTAATAATGTCAGCAGTGGCGCGGTTGTCCAAATGGGAGATTGCCTGTATATCGCGCCGAAAGTAGCAACCAAAACAATGGCTGGTTCGGGAGGATTCAATACGGGCGATTTTGTCATTACAAACACCGGCATCAGTTTAACAAACACGTTTGACCCTGACGCGTTTGACAGCAATGTCGCTGCCAATAACTAA
- a CDS encoding AAA family ATPase, translated as MKPISLTIAGLHSFREKQTIDFQTLCEGGVFGIFGPTGSGKSTILDAMTLALFGSVERAPNHTQGIMNHAENELFVSFTFELENAVCTKRYTVERSFKRGDEWRTKSAICRLIEHGEEQVVLADKLTDVNQAIERLLGLTMKDFTRAVVLPQGKFAEFLSLKGAERRQMLQRLFHLEPYGDRLNKKLKEKLAALSNEWSEVAAEKAGLGDASKEALEQAKQQFHTLQKLLQKRKKELHDMEKTVERAKQLWTWQKEKEELEAELAYLTEQESYIRLLEMKKDRAEQAERIWPYWEQYIQALHFIDSAAVKQKELQQKLMQAQALYEQAVRRYENIRQAKFSQEPLLLAKREQLTQAQQLARQIRALEAEISELEKQIHFIELEEQKIAEQRREAEKWYERGLAKQQTLKEELQKYTRLLEQKERIEQAYDEKQKIERAADALRDTQQQLTQKQQTWEQANKEWEKRKRYAETAKEKLHILFQRIEKTYHLVCERQWQLEKRLYRYEQQLEQERKKVEEAKTAELAAMLAKQLRHGEPCPVCGSCEHPHPYVHAVPVSEENIAIIEQHRKQGQVDMQTLLSLKAQLEQLAQFVSNEWTFERLDVSQWKVEENVDITVEARALQQDCLQLKEAAQQTLQQWRNADSAQQATKQEIQLLEKDIQQLQSEWQHRVNEYNQLETNWREKYPDFSLTAIDELRKQMREHEEMVRNLQKRIDDSVPFLENKLREKERLAEEERKLETEKVRLVSLCQTKRKLMEDYQQQLVEKAGTKQIEEQLRQVAEQLRRLQEEEEQAYQAWRDAQKQYQTLEAEEKAAGQSLEEGKARYEEAKSRWLQELQKTAFVDEKEVKDAKVAEEVYVEWKQAIDNYWQKVQQVQHRLGQLAEVMQGETIEKEQWEELQAVYTEIKQQVDDAMHQLGAAQTKVEELAKKHQRFIELEKKQEQLTALIDRYKHLQSILRGNSFVEFMAEEQLIQVTRMASERLRSLTRQRYSLEIDSQGGFLIRDDANGGVKRPVTTLSGGETFLTSLSLALALSAQIQLRGEYPLRFFFLDEGFGTLDAELLDTVISALEKLHMQRLSIGVISHVQEIRARLPKRLIVEPAEPGGRGTRVRLEVM; from the coding sequence ATGAAGCCAATTTCGTTGACGATCGCGGGGCTGCATAGCTTCCGCGAGAAGCAAACGATCGATTTTCAAACTTTATGCGAAGGCGGCGTTTTCGGCATTTTCGGCCCGACGGGAAGCGGTAAATCGACGATTTTAGATGCGATGACGCTCGCCTTATTTGGCAGTGTCGAACGGGCGCCAAACCACACACAGGGGATTATGAACCATGCCGAAAACGAGCTGTTTGTTTCTTTCACTTTTGAGCTAGAAAATGCCGTTTGCACGAAGCGATATACGGTAGAGCGCAGTTTTAAAAGAGGGGATGAATGGCGGACGAAAAGCGCCATTTGCCGTTTGATCGAGCATGGAGAGGAGCAGGTGGTGCTCGCTGATAAGTTAACGGACGTCAATCAAGCGATCGAGCGGCTGCTTGGGCTGACGATGAAAGATTTCACGCGCGCCGTCGTGCTACCGCAAGGAAAATTTGCCGAATTTTTATCGTTAAAAGGCGCCGAACGGCGGCAAATGTTGCAGCGTCTTTTCCATCTGGAACCGTATGGTGACCGGTTGAATAAAAAGCTAAAAGAAAAGTTGGCTGCGCTTTCGAATGAATGGAGCGAGGTCGCTGCCGAAAAAGCTGGGTTGGGCGATGCGTCCAAAGAAGCGTTGGAACAGGCGAAGCAGCAGTTCCACACGTTGCAGAAGCTGCTGCAAAAGCGGAAAAAAGAGTTGCATGATATGGAGAAAACGGTAGAACGGGCCAAACAGTTATGGACGTGGCAAAAGGAAAAAGAAGAGCTTGAAGCGGAGCTAGCGTACCTTACGGAACAAGAATCATACATTCGCTTGTTAGAAATGAAAAAAGACCGGGCGGAGCAGGCGGAACGGATATGGCCGTATTGGGAACAGTATATACAAGCGCTTCATTTTATCGACAGCGCCGCCGTCAAACAAAAAGAGCTGCAGCAGAAGCTCATGCAGGCGCAAGCGCTTTACGAACAGGCGGTGCGGCGTTATGAGAACATCCGCCAGGCGAAGTTTTCTCAAGAACCTCTTCTGCTTGCAAAAAGGGAGCAACTGACGCAAGCTCAGCAATTGGCACGGCAAATCCGCGCACTAGAAGCGGAAATTAGCGAACTCGAAAAACAAATTCACTTTATCGAATTAGAAGAACAAAAAATAGCAGAACAGCGACGGGAAGCAGAAAAATGGTACGAGCGCGGCTTGGCCAAACAGCAAACGCTAAAAGAAGAGCTGCAAAAGTACACACGTTTGCTCGAGCAAAAAGAACGGATCGAGCAGGCGTATGATGAAAAGCAAAAAATCGAAAGAGCGGCAGACGCACTCCGCGATACGCAGCAACAGCTGACACAAAAGCAGCAGACATGGGAGCAGGCAAACAAAGAATGGGAAAAAAGAAAGCGGTATGCGGAAACAGCAAAAGAGAAATTACATATTTTATTTCAACGCATCGAAAAAACGTATCACCTCGTATGCGAGCGTCAATGGCAGCTAGAAAAGCGCCTATACCGGTATGAACAACAGCTCGAGCAAGAGCGGAAAAAAGTTGAGGAGGCGAAAACGGCGGAATTGGCCGCCATGCTTGCGAAACAGCTCCGTCATGGGGAGCCGTGCCCTGTTTGCGGTTCCTGCGAACACCCGCATCCATATGTACACGCTGTCCCGGTTAGCGAGGAGAACATCGCGATCATCGAACAACATCGCAAACAAGGGCAAGTGGATATGCAAACGCTGCTTTCCCTCAAAGCCCAGCTGGAGCAGCTCGCGCAGTTTGTCAGCAATGAATGGACCTTTGAGCGCCTGGATGTTAGCCAATGGAAGGTAGAAGAGAATGTCGATATTACCGTGGAAGCAAGGGCGCTTCAACAAGACTGCCTGCAATTAAAAGAAGCCGCTCAGCAAACATTGCAGCAATGGCGCAACGCCGACTCGGCGCAGCAGGCAACCAAGCAGGAAATCCAACTGTTGGAAAAAGATATACAACAGCTGCAGAGCGAATGGCAGCACCGTGTGAACGAATATAATCAGCTAGAGACAAACTGGCGGGAAAAATATCCTGACTTTTCCCTGACAGCGATCGATGAACTGCGAAAACAAATGCGCGAGCATGAAGAGATGGTCCGCAATTTGCAAAAGCGGATTGATGACAGCGTTCCGTTTCTTGAAAATAAATTGCGGGAAAAAGAACGGCTGGCAGAGGAAGAACGGAAGCTGGAAACAGAAAAAGTGCGCCTCGTTTCGTTATGCCAAACGAAAAGAAAGCTAATGGAGGACTATCAGCAGCAATTAGTAGAAAAAGCAGGAACCAAACAGATTGAAGAGCAGCTTCGCCAAGTAGCAGAGCAACTGCGCCGTTTACAAGAAGAGGAAGAACAAGCTTATCAGGCATGGAGAGATGCGCAAAAACAATATCAAACATTAGAAGCGGAAGAAAAAGCGGCCGGGCAGTCGCTAGAGGAAGGAAAAGCGCGGTATGAAGAGGCGAAATCACGCTGGCTTCAAGAGTTGCAGAAAACGGCATTTGTCGATGAAAAAGAGGTAAAAGATGCAAAAGTTGCAGAGGAAGTATATGTCGAATGGAAGCAGGCGATCGACAACTATTGGCAGAAGGTGCAACAAGTACAGCATCGCCTCGGGCAGCTGGCGGAAGTGATGCAAGGGGAAACGATTGAGAAGGAACAATGGGAAGAGCTGCAGGCAGTATACACGGAGATCAAGCAGCAAGTGGATGATGCGATGCATCAATTAGGTGCCGCGCAAACGAAAGTAGAGGAGTTGGCGAAAAAACATCAGCGGTTTATCGAATTGGAGAAAAAGCAGGAGCAACTAACTGCGTTGATAGATCGCTATAAACATTTGCAATCGATTTTAAGAGGAAACAGCTTTGTCGAATTTATGGCGGAGGAGCAGCTTATTCAAGTAACAAGAATGGCATCGGAACGGTTGCGCTCGTTAACCAGACAGCGCTATTCGCTCGAAATCGACTCACAAGGGGGGTTTTTGATCCGCGATGACGCCAACGGCGGCGTCAAGCGGCCGGTGACCACTCTGTCAGGAGGAGAAACGTTTTTGACGTCATTGTCGCTTGCTTTGGCGTTATCGGCGCAAATTCAATTGCGCGGAGAATATCCGCTGCGGTTTTTCTTTTTGGATGAAGGATTTGGCACGCTCGATGCCGAGCTTCTTGACACCGTGATTTCTGCACTGGAGAAGCTTCACATGCAGCGGCTTTCCATTGGAGTCATTAGCCATGTGCAGGAAATTCGCGCCCGTTTGCCGAAACGGCTGATTGTCGAGCCGGCAGAGCCGGGCGGACGCGGAACGAGAGTGAGATTAGAAGTCATGTAA
- a CDS encoding exonuclease SbcCD subunit D codes for MRILHTADWHLGRTLEGRSRLPEQEQFLDELADIVEKENIDVILMAGDVFDSVNPPAAAEQLFYESLARLSDKGKRPIAVIAGNHDHPERISAARTLLDDYNIFLLGWPDTSVYRIDVPACDETMLLAPLAYPSESRLAQLLSKEHSETALRDRYDEQIRQLFAAMAASFTEKTVNIAMSHLYVAGGSTSDSERPIEVGGAYTVSAASLPKQAQYVALGHLHRPQDVKRAETAARYSGSPLAYSFSEAGYAKSVTIVDVKPREKAIVSEIPLSSGKPLVRWKATDGLAQVYRWCEEGKDASSWIDLEIHLSDLLTMEEIYRLRKLHPGFVHIRPVFPDKEEHVTGVKQEQLSLEEMFRRFYERQTGGHKPDDELVRLFLELVADEEEEGEVEE; via the coding sequence ATGCGCATTTTGCACACCGCGGACTGGCATTTAGGAAGAACGTTGGAAGGAAGAAGCAGGCTGCCGGAGCAGGAGCAGTTTTTAGATGAACTGGCGGATATCGTCGAGAAAGAAAACATTGATGTCATATTAATGGCAGGCGATGTGTTTGACTCGGTAAACCCCCCAGCGGCGGCGGAACAATTGTTTTACGAAAGCCTTGCTCGCCTTTCCGACAAAGGAAAACGCCCGATAGCGGTGATCGCCGGCAACCATGATCACCCCGAACGCATTAGCGCGGCGCGGACATTGCTCGATGATTACAATATCTTTTTGCTCGGCTGGCCGGATACGTCCGTCTATCGCATTGACGTGCCGGCGTGCGACGAGACGATGCTGCTTGCTCCGCTTGCCTATCCGTCTGAATCCCGCCTGGCGCAATTGCTGTCGAAAGAACATTCCGAAACCGCGCTGCGCGATCGGTATGATGAGCAAATTCGCCAGTTATTTGCCGCTATGGCTGCTTCTTTTACGGAAAAGACGGTTAATATCGCCATGAGCCACCTTTATGTGGCGGGAGGAAGCACATCGGATTCGGAGCGTCCGATCGAAGTTGGCGGCGCTTATACCGTGTCGGCTGCGAGCTTGCCAAAGCAAGCGCAATATGTTGCGCTCGGCCATTTGCACCGGCCGCAAGATGTGAAGCGGGCGGAAACGGCGGCCCGCTACTCAGGGTCCCCGCTTGCCTATAGCTTTTCCGAGGCGGGCTATGCTAAATCGGTAACGATCGTCGATGTAAAGCCGAGAGAAAAAGCCATCGTTTCGGAAATTCCACTTTCTTCTGGAAAGCCGCTTGTACGGTGGAAGGCGACGGACGGGCTTGCGCAAGTATATCGCTGGTGTGAGGAAGGAAAAGACGCGTCGAGTTGGATTGATTTAGAAATCCACCTTTCCGATCTGCTGACAATGGAAGAAATTTACCGTCTGCGCAAGCTGCATCCGGGTTTTGTGCATATTCGTCCGGTTTTCCCAGATAAAGAAGAGCATGTCACCGGTGTAAAACAAGAGCAATTATCATTAGAGGAAATGTTCCGCCGCTTTTATGAACGTCAAACGGGCGGGCATAAACCGGATGACGAGCTTGTCCGCCTCTTTTTAGAGCTGGTGGCGGACGAGGAAGAAGAGGGAGAGGTGGAGGAATGA